One segment of Paenibacillus rhizovicinus DNA contains the following:
- a CDS encoding NCS2 family permease: MGGFFRLKEHGTNVRTEIMAGLTTFMTMAYILAVNPGVLGGAGLNMYSVFLATALAGGIFTIAMGLFANFPAALAPGMGLNAYFASTVLASKATNSPISPEMALTAVFISGIIFMILTVTQVRQMLIVAVPDSLKHAITVGIGLFITIIGLKNSGILAVGIENTVTDIPKGQFTDILSFESVFHMGSLENSSVYLTLIGVLLIAVMMVLRVPGAILWGIIGVTIIAICTGDVDVSKTLDGQRWSPNFNELSWWDFDFKGVWHTGLISIIATFTFVELFDTFGTLVGTATRAGAMKDPVKGRKLVGKAMFVDAVGVSGGAMLGTSTVTTFVESSAGIAQGGRTGLTAVTTGVAFLASLFLWPLISLIPGSATAAALIIVGVLMVQSIKEIDFQDMVFAIPSFLTIALMPFTYNIANGVSAGIVSYVVLATVGNLSGKSKYKVHWLMWVLAVLIVVRYAWIGSQG, encoded by the coding sequence ATGGGCGGTTTCTTTCGTTTGAAGGAACACGGAACAAATGTAAGAACGGAAATCATGGCGGGGCTGACGACATTCATGACAATGGCATACATTCTCGCCGTCAATCCCGGCGTGCTTGGCGGCGCGGGACTGAATATGTACTCTGTGTTTCTGGCTACGGCGCTCGCGGGCGGTATCTTCACGATTGCGATGGGACTGTTCGCTAATTTCCCGGCGGCGCTTGCGCCAGGCATGGGCTTGAACGCGTACTTCGCTTCGACGGTATTGGCTTCGAAAGCGACGAACTCGCCGATTTCGCCGGAGATGGCACTGACGGCCGTCTTCATCTCCGGTATTATTTTCATGATCCTGACGGTTACCCAAGTCCGTCAAATGCTGATCGTTGCCGTTCCGGACAGCTTGAAGCATGCCATCACGGTCGGTATCGGCTTGTTCATTACGATCATCGGATTGAAGAACAGCGGTATCCTGGCGGTTGGCATTGAGAACACGGTAACGGACATTCCGAAAGGCCAATTCACGGATATTCTGAGTTTCGAATCCGTCTTCCACATGGGCAGCCTGGAAAACTCCAGCGTCTACCTGACGCTGATCGGCGTGCTGCTGATCGCGGTCATGATGGTGCTGCGCGTTCCCGGCGCGATTCTGTGGGGCATCATCGGCGTCACGATCATCGCGATCTGCACGGGCGACGTCGACGTCAGCAAAACGTTGGATGGCCAAAGATGGTCCCCGAACTTCAACGAACTGAGCTGGTGGGATTTCGACTTCAAAGGCGTGTGGCATACCGGTTTGATCTCCATCATCGCGACGTTCACGTTCGTTGAATTGTTCGATACGTTCGGCACGCTCGTCGGTACGGCTACCCGTGCCGGCGCGATGAAAGACCCGGTCAAAGGCCGTAAGCTCGTCGGCAAAGCGATGTTCGTCGACGCGGTCGGCGTCAGCGGCGGCGCGATGCTCGGCACGAGCACGGTTACGACGTTCGTCGAGAGCTCCGCGGGTATCGCTCAGGGCGGACGCACGGGCTTGACGGCGGTGACGACAGGCGTAGCGTTCCTGGCTTCCTTGTTCCTATGGCCGCTCATCTCGCTCATCCCGGGTTCCGCAACGGCTGCGGCGCTGATCATCGTCGGCGTTCTGATGGTTCAATCCATCAAGGAAATCGACTTCCAAGACATGGTGTTCGCGATTCCGTCGTTCTTGACGATCGCCTTGATGCCGTTCACGTACAACATTGCGAACGGCGTATCTGCGGGTATCGTTTCGTACGTCGTCCTGGCGACGGTCGGCAACCTGTCCGGCAAAAGCAAATATAAAGTCCACTGGCTCATGTGGGTGCTCGCGGTTCTTATCGTCGTGCGCTACGCTTGGATTGGCAGCCAGGGCTAA
- a CDS encoding peptidylprolyl isomerase: MSKSKGNHLLRKLGLTALVAAGLTLAAGAGAYAATKMTLFVNGQKSAVEPVSMKGTTYVPLRAAAEMLGATVNYNAASSAVTITSKPVQYPAGDSGNEAVGSVNGVPITKNQLYDAMVALGGAQTMDNLIQAELINQEAKKQGIVISEQDVDAEIALIIKQFPSEADFQAALVQNGMTLEDLRRQTPMQLQIRRILEPRAKVTDEQVKQYFDANRAEYDQPEQVRASHILVATQAEADAIMKQLKAGADFAKLAKEKSIDAGSKDAGGDLGYFGKGVMIPEFEKAAFSLKVGVLGGPVKTEFGYHIIKVTDHKAAKAAKFEDKEAEIRAKLVRDKVSGLSSAWLADLKAKAQITNTIKP, translated from the coding sequence GTGAGTAAAAGCAAGGGCAATCATCTATTGCGTAAATTGGGACTAACGGCGCTGGTCGCAGCGGGGTTGACGCTCGCGGCGGGCGCGGGAGCGTACGCGGCGACGAAAATGACCTTGTTCGTGAACGGTCAGAAGTCGGCCGTGGAACCGGTATCCATGAAGGGGACGACCTATGTTCCTCTTCGCGCCGCCGCCGAGATGCTCGGTGCGACTGTCAATTACAATGCCGCTTCGAGTGCGGTCACGATTACCAGCAAGCCCGTCCAATATCCTGCAGGCGACAGCGGCAACGAGGCGGTCGGTTCGGTGAATGGCGTGCCGATTACGAAGAACCAGCTGTACGATGCGATGGTTGCTCTGGGCGGCGCGCAAACGATGGACAACCTGATTCAAGCAGAACTGATTAATCAGGAAGCGAAGAAACAAGGAATCGTCATCAGCGAGCAAGACGTGGATGCGGAAATTGCGCTAATCATCAAGCAATTCCCGTCAGAAGCGGACTTTCAAGCCGCGCTGGTGCAGAACGGCATGACGCTCGAGGATTTAAGGAGGCAGACGCCGATGCAGCTTCAAATCCGCAGGATCCTGGAGCCGCGCGCGAAAGTTACCGACGAACAAGTGAAACAATATTTTGATGCGAACCGGGCCGAGTACGATCAGCCGGAGCAGGTAAGGGCATCGCATATTCTGGTGGCGACGCAAGCGGAGGCGGACGCCATTATGAAGCAGCTGAAGGCCGGCGCGGATTTCGCCAAGCTGGCGAAGGAGAAATCAATCGACGCGGGCAGCAAGGACGCGGGCGGCGATCTCGGTTACTTCGGCAAAGGCGTCATGATCCCTGAGTTCGAGAAAGCGGCGTTCTCACTTAAGGTGGGCGTGCTTGGCGGTCCGGTCAAGACGGAGTTCGGTTATCACATCATCAAAGTAACCGACCACAAGGCGGCCAAGGCGGCGAAGTTTGAAGATAAGGAGGCCGAAATCCGTGCCAAGCTCGTTCGCGACAAGGTTTCCGGTCTTTCCTCGGCATGGCTGGCGGATTTAAAGGCCAAAGCGCAAATTACGAACACGATCAAACCGTGA
- a CDS encoding HupE/UreJ family protein: MTVWRWRFFLPIFMAMLVLLSCEHRADAHGYSATFSTLELYQSKTELTYALDELSVIELVGGDTNQDKTLDSEEFAAVDQKLLAVLQSSIDVKINGESAGWAHVESLAMHPKKAVLKASFPAVAASQQIQLSDQLYLNDKASNYVNLLTVYNGTQRSTAALAGSNRTWSLNMTADDFAGLQPGDASPQQQLPDETTSSSATDGWLSFFLLGMNHILSGYDHLLFLFSLLVARQTFKQYAATITAFTIAHCITLALTVTGVIHVSSLFVEPAIALSICYVALDNLIRKKVSYRWVLTFVFGLIHGMGFADILTEMNIPKSNLAVDLISFNVGIETVQVVIVALVLPALALLYRWKHSRQVAVACSAAALMLGGLWLVERVVSNL, translated from the coding sequence ATGACGGTTTGGCGATGGCGTTTCTTTCTTCCGATTTTCATGGCGATGCTGGTGCTTCTGTCTTGTGAGCATCGAGCGGATGCTCATGGCTACAGCGCGACATTCTCGACCTTGGAGTTGTATCAATCCAAGACGGAGCTTACGTACGCGCTCGATGAATTATCGGTCATAGAGCTTGTCGGGGGCGATACCAATCAAGACAAAACGCTCGATTCCGAGGAGTTCGCAGCGGTGGATCAGAAGCTGCTGGCAGTCCTGCAGAGCAGCATCGATGTGAAGATTAACGGAGAAAGCGCGGGGTGGGCCCACGTCGAGAGTCTCGCCATGCACCCTAAGAAAGCGGTGCTGAAAGCCTCCTTCCCCGCGGTAGCGGCATCCCAGCAAATCCAGCTGAGCGATCAATTGTACTTGAACGATAAAGCGAGCAATTACGTAAACCTGCTGACGGTTTATAACGGAACCCAGAGAAGCACCGCGGCACTCGCGGGCAGCAACCGGACGTGGTCGCTGAACATGACGGCAGATGATTTTGCCGGATTGCAGCCGGGCGATGCGTCTCCTCAGCAGCAACTGCCCGATGAGACAACTTCATCGAGCGCGACGGACGGCTGGCTGTCCTTCTTCCTGCTGGGGATGAATCATATATTATCGGGGTACGATCACCTCTTGTTCTTATTCTCCCTGCTCGTCGCCAGGCAAACGTTCAAGCAGTACGCGGCGACGATCACGGCGTTTACGATCGCGCATTGCATTACCTTGGCCTTGACCGTCACGGGCGTGATCCATGTCTCCTCGCTTTTCGTGGAGCCGGCCATCGCGCTGAGCATTTGTTATGTCGCTTTGGACAATTTGATTCGCAAGAAAGTCAGCTACCGGTGGGTATTGACCTTCGTCTTCGGGCTGATCCACGGAATGGGTTTCGCGGACATCCTGACGGAAATGAATATTCCGAAGAGCAATTTGGCGGTGGATTTGATCAGTTTCAATGTCGGCATCGAAACCGTTCAGGTGGTCATCGTTGCCCTGGTACTGCCCGCGTTAGCTCTTCTTTATCGCTGGAAACACTCGAGACAGGTGGCCGTCGCCTGTTCCGCCGCGGCCCTGATGCTTGGCGGACTGTGGCTTGTCGAGCGGGTTGTTTCAAATCTCTAG
- the guaA gene encoding glutamine-hydrolyzing GMP synthase, producing the protein MNKPNEMIVVLDFGGQYNQLIARRIRDLGVYSELLPYNTSVERIRELQPKGIVFSGGPASVYEEKSPLVDPAIYDLGLPIFGICYGMQLIAHQLEGKVERAGKREYGKAEVDFAAGSELVKDLETRQTVWMSHGDHVVELPKGFRVDASTDHAPIAAMSHPDRKLFAVQFHPEVRHSVQGNEMIRNFLYNVCGCEGNWSMSTFIDDTIRDIRAQVGNGKVLCALSGGVDSSVVAILLHKAIGDQLTCMFIDHGLLRKDEAEGVMETFVGKFDMKVVKIDAKDRFLGKLKGVDDPEQKRKIIGNEFIYVFQEESAKFDDFEFLAQGTLYTDIVESGTATAQTIKSHHNVGGLPEDIKFKLVEPLKALFKDEVRKVGEECGLPEAIVWRQPFPGPGLAIRVLGEVTDEKLKIVRDSDAILRDEIAKAGLDREIWQYFTALPNMKSVGVMGDARTYSYTVGIRAVTSIDGMTADWARIPWDVLEKISVRIVNEVDNVNRIVYDVTSKPPATIEWE; encoded by the coding sequence GTGAACAAGCCAAATGAAATGATCGTTGTCCTCGATTTCGGCGGACAATACAACCAGTTGATTGCAAGACGCATCCGTGATTTGGGCGTATACAGCGAATTGCTGCCTTACAATACTTCGGTGGAACGGATCCGGGAGCTGCAGCCGAAAGGCATCGTGTTCTCGGGAGGACCGGCAAGCGTATATGAGGAGAAGTCGCCGCTCGTAGATCCCGCGATTTATGATTTGGGCCTGCCGATCTTCGGCATTTGCTACGGCATGCAGCTGATCGCGCATCAGCTTGAAGGCAAAGTCGAACGCGCCGGCAAGCGCGAATACGGCAAGGCGGAAGTGGATTTCGCAGCGGGCAGCGAGCTCGTGAAGGACTTGGAAACGCGCCAAACCGTATGGATGAGCCACGGCGACCATGTCGTCGAGCTGCCGAAAGGCTTCCGCGTCGATGCGAGCACGGACCATGCGCCGATCGCGGCGATGAGCCACCCGGACCGCAAACTGTTCGCGGTGCAATTCCATCCGGAAGTGCGCCACTCCGTGCAAGGTAACGAAATGATCCGCAATTTCCTGTACAACGTGTGCGGCTGCGAAGGCAACTGGAGCATGAGCACGTTCATCGACGATACGATCCGCGACATCCGCGCGCAAGTGGGTAACGGCAAAGTGCTGTGCGCGTTGTCCGGCGGTGTGGATTCGTCGGTCGTGGCGATCCTGCTGCATAAGGCGATCGGCGATCAGCTGACTTGCATGTTCATCGACCATGGCCTGCTGCGCAAGGACGAAGCGGAAGGCGTCATGGAGACGTTCGTCGGCAAGTTCGATATGAAAGTCGTCAAAATCGATGCCAAAGACCGCTTCCTCGGCAAGCTGAAAGGCGTCGACGATCCGGAGCAGAAACGCAAAATCATCGGCAACGAGTTTATCTACGTGTTCCAAGAGGAATCCGCGAAGTTCGACGATTTCGAGTTCCTCGCGCAAGGCACGCTGTATACGGATATCGTCGAAAGCGGTACGGCGACGGCGCAAACGATCAAGTCGCACCACAACGTCGGCGGTTTGCCGGAAGACATTAAATTCAAGCTCGTCGAGCCGCTGAAGGCACTGTTCAAGGACGAAGTTCGCAAAGTCGGCGAAGAGTGCGGCCTGCCGGAAGCAATCGTATGGCGCCAGCCGTTCCCGGGTCCGGGTCTAGCGATCCGCGTGCTTGGTGAAGTAACGGACGAGAAGCTGAAGATCGTTCGCGATTCTGATGCGATCCTGCGCGACGAGATTGCCAAAGCCGGTCTCGACCGCGAGATTTGGCAGTACTTCACGGCGCTGCCGAACATGAAGAGCGTCGGCGTCATGGGCGACGCGCGTACGTATTCGTACACGGTCGGCATCCGCGCCGTAACGTCCATCGACGGCATGACGGCCGACTGGGCGCGTATTCCTTGGGATGTGCTGGAGAAAATCTCCGTGCGTATCGTCAACGAGGTCGACAACGTTAACCGTATCGTCTACGACGTCACGTCGAAGCCGCCGGCAACGATCGAGTGGGAATAG
- a CDS encoding ParM/StbA family protein: MIKLAGIDVGNDSIKLMVDGSTEPVVIPSILSPGYERHIFQEEDSPLKALDVRIYSPKLKRNNQRYFVGMLAMEDQDNSELEETDNKATSDQALIVALTALAYAGLTSSSYQPSETQTSQVVEYIVGTGLPVRTYAGFHKAFEERLVGEHEVTFLSTPKLRGRSIKVIIKRAVVSIEGAAALFHMATHDNLAVRNEELYYGCIGICEMGALTTDFPVVKRMSIDNQFSTGEQFGLAGYLDQIIRDVEDQFGHRFPSRTKLIQRIKSGDYVIHRIGEGQADISPIVDNYFSRAANKVLDLIVKRWKKNPDIQCFYVLGGGAAALRSYLNDAAGSIRLRFVEDSEFQNVYGYLKLAKNKQQQALAATAAAAEQS, translated from the coding sequence GTGATTAAGCTCGCAGGCATTGACGTAGGAAACGACAGCATTAAATTGATGGTCGACGGCTCGACGGAGCCTGTCGTCATTCCCAGCATTCTCTCTCCCGGCTATGAACGGCATATTTTTCAAGAAGAGGATTCGCCGCTGAAGGCGCTGGACGTTCGGATCTACAGCCCGAAGCTGAAGAGAAACAACCAGCGGTATTTCGTGGGCATGCTCGCGATGGAAGATCAAGATAACTCCGAGCTGGAGGAAACCGACAACAAGGCAACGAGCGACCAAGCGTTGATCGTGGCGCTGACCGCCCTTGCTTACGCCGGGCTGACGAGCAGCTCCTATCAGCCGTCCGAAACGCAGACAAGCCAAGTCGTGGAGTATATCGTCGGCACGGGACTGCCGGTTCGTACTTATGCAGGCTTTCACAAAGCGTTCGAGGAACGGCTCGTCGGCGAGCACGAAGTCACTTTCCTCTCCACGCCGAAGCTGCGCGGACGCTCCATCAAGGTCATCATCAAGCGGGCGGTCGTGTCCATCGAAGGCGCGGCGGCGCTGTTCCATATGGCAACGCACGACAACCTCGCCGTTCGCAACGAGGAGCTGTATTACGGCTGCATCGGCATTTGCGAGATGGGCGCGCTGACGACGGATTTCCCGGTCGTGAAGCGGATGAGCATCGACAATCAATTCAGCACGGGCGAGCAGTTCGGCCTTGCCGGCTATCTGGATCAAATCATTCGCGACGTCGAGGACCAATTCGGCCACCGGTTCCCGAGCCGGACGAAATTGATTCAGCGCATCAAGAGCGGCGACTATGTGATCCACCGTATCGGCGAAGGACAGGCGGACATTAGTCCGATCGTGGACAATTATTTCAGCCGCGCGGCGAACAAGGTGCTGGATCTCATCGTGAAACGGTGGAAGAAGAACCCGGACATCCAGTGCTTCTACGTACTCGGAGGCGGCGCAGCCGCGCTGCGGAGCTATCTGAACGACGCGGCAGGCTCCATTCGCCTGCGTTTCGTGGAAGACAGCGAGTTCCAGAATGTCTACGGCTACTTGAAACTGGCCAAAAACAAACAGCAGCAGGCGCTTGCAGCCACCGCAGCAGCGGCCGAACAGTCTTAA
- a CDS encoding M23 family metallopeptidase yields MKKKRRFSGGRFTFLVLPDDGGPSVRFRASTLLLAAIPILILALAATASTLYLLQERSEWKMDRLHQQIALSSGSYKSEIAFKDASIRQLQKQMVEFAQQAEDVQSRLDQLDKLASAMQSFVGFDAPGGKTNAEDGVGGELFAATDNDYRQLIDGMDEKYASLDARIGELKEALTRTHTEVQKKKQQLRTTPTFWPTYSQRISSPFGVRIDPFTSNPAKHTGIDIAGSFGDPVFAAADGTVAETGFNSARGNYVLIRHKQGLSTKYMHLSSISVTAGDVLKQGDDIGLIGSTGRSTGPHLHFEVLEHDVPVDPKPYLNMAMKGMPTDVQVLEKRQD; encoded by the coding sequence ATGAAGAAGAAACGGCGTTTCTCCGGCGGCCGGTTTACGTTTCTCGTCCTTCCTGACGACGGCGGTCCTTCCGTGCGATTTCGGGCTTCCACCCTCCTTCTGGCGGCAATACCGATTCTCATCCTCGCACTGGCCGCGACCGCGTCGACGCTGTACTTGCTTCAAGAACGCAGCGAATGGAAAATGGACCGGCTCCATCAGCAAATCGCGCTAAGCTCCGGCTCGTATAAAAGCGAAATCGCCTTCAAGGACGCCTCGATCCGGCAGCTGCAGAAACAGATGGTCGAATTCGCCCAGCAAGCCGAAGACGTGCAGTCGCGCTTGGATCAATTGGACAAGCTGGCATCGGCCATGCAGTCCTTTGTCGGATTCGACGCGCCCGGCGGCAAGACCAACGCCGAAGACGGCGTCGGCGGCGAGCTCTTCGCCGCAACCGATAACGACTATCGTCAGCTGATCGACGGCATGGACGAGAAATACGCATCGCTCGACGCCCGGATCGGCGAGCTGAAAGAGGCGCTGACCCGTACGCATACGGAGGTGCAGAAGAAGAAACAGCAGCTCCGAACGACGCCGACGTTCTGGCCGACGTATTCGCAGCGCATCTCGTCGCCGTTCGGCGTGCGGATCGATCCGTTCACGAGCAATCCCGCCAAGCATACGGGGATCGATATCGCAGGCAGCTTCGGCGATCCCGTCTTTGCCGCAGCCGACGGCACGGTGGCCGAGACCGGGTTCAACAGCGCCCGCGGCAATTACGTTCTGATCCGTCACAAACAAGGCCTATCGACCAAATATATGCATCTGTCCAGTATTTCCGTCACCGCCGGCGACGTCCTCAAGCAGGGCGATGACATCGGCCTGATCGGTTCCACGGGACGCAGCACGGGACCGCATCTGCATTTCGAAGTGCTGGAGCACGATGTGCCCGTCGATCCAAAACCGTATTTAAATATGGCTATGAAGGGGATGCCGACCGATGTTCAAGTTCTGGAAAAAAGACAAGATTAG
- a CDS encoding bactofilin family protein: MFKFWKKDKISTLLTDTFIGEGTIIEGAIRSAGSVRVEGQLRGDLFAEGDVVLGESAFAISNITARNVVLAGQVTGNVRISGKLTIASTGKLYGDMDAATLAIDEGGIFQGNSAMDMGEPVVSPIERRAGRDRRAAADPDWKGEERRSGIDRRDKEAQSSLLMKKISFRASEKNNAADASSDDAELQAAGGSPTVSADPLRENGRAFMQNMNAGSRRSEGLSEDERAALGVPGQATSQAPQQMAVAMAEVAAAASASAEVTGESGELAGDSAAAGTGDALHADVAAPSGEVHDDDVLHLASSAVQGVEEAAVSSGEEAAGEVEVEASWSEDASGEVEAAGSEDDSLSEDADGVATMAAALGDDTVGSAPGSEGASDLEVEILVSEDASGEAEVEVLVNGASTVDAAEASSAAIVSEAAAGGNEAFGWTVFEPLKDRHVESDSAQETNAVSGLDAAVATEAVPIPAGFVDEHSRQPVQTPSSAYAFGFQDRANSYGNGNGEQAKPTEESSGSKSTTNRKDEEAAALLRNW, from the coding sequence ATGTTCAAGTTCTGGAAAAAAGACAAGATTAGCACATTGCTGACCGACACGTTCATTGGCGAGGGCACGATCATCGAAGGCGCCATTCGCTCCGCGGGAAGCGTCAGAGTGGAAGGCCAGCTGCGCGGGGACCTGTTTGCCGAAGGGGATGTCGTACTGGGCGAGAGCGCTTTTGCAATTTCGAACATTACGGCCCGGAACGTTGTTCTGGCCGGTCAAGTGACGGGCAATGTACGCATCAGCGGCAAGCTGACCATCGCGTCGACCGGGAAATTGTACGGCGACATGGATGCGGCAACGCTTGCGATCGATGAAGGCGGTATCTTTCAGGGCAACAGCGCCATGGACATGGGCGAGCCTGTCGTCAGCCCGATCGAACGGCGGGCCGGACGCGATCGCCGCGCGGCAGCCGATCCCGACTGGAAGGGCGAAGAACGCCGCAGCGGGATCGATCGACGGGACAAGGAAGCGCAGTCGAGCCTGCTGATGAAGAAGATCAGTTTCCGGGCGTCAGAGAAGAACAACGCCGCCGATGCAAGCTCGGATGACGCGGAACTTCAAGCCGCCGGAGGTTCGCCAACGGTTTCTGCCGATCCGCTGCGGGAGAACGGCCGGGCGTTCATGCAGAATATGAATGCCGGCAGCCGGCGCAGCGAAGGACTGAGCGAGGATGAGCGCGCGGCGCTTGGGGTTCCCGGACAAGCAACCAGCCAAGCGCCGCAGCAGATGGCCGTGGCGATGGCCGAAGTGGCGGCAGCAGCTTCCGCAAGTGCGGAGGTGACCGGAGAATCTGGCGAGCTTGCGGGAGATTCGGCTGCTGCGGGAACCGGGGATGCTTTGCATGCGGATGTGGCGGCTCCGAGCGGCGAGGTTCACGATGACGACGTGTTGCACTTAGCGTCTTCTGCTGTGCAGGGCGTTGAAGAGGCTGCGGTTTCTTCTGGTGAGGAGGCTGCTGGCGAGGTGGAGGTTGAGGCTTCGTGGAGTGAAGATGCTTCCGGCGAGGTTGAAGCTGCGGGGAGTGAAGACGATTCGCTCAGCGAAGACGCGGATGGCGTTGCGACTATGGCGGCTGCGTTGGGTGACGATACTGTAGGCAGCGCTCCGGGGAGCGAAGGTGCTTCCGACTTGGAAGTTGAGATTCTGGTCAGCGAGGATGCTTCCGGCGAGGCGGAAGTAGAGGTGCTAGTGAACGGGGCCAGTACTGTTGATGCTGCAGAGGCTTCATCGGCAGCGATTGTTTCGGAAGCAGCAGCTGGCGGCAACGAAGCTTTTGGCTGGACCGTCTTCGAGCCGTTGAAGGACCGACATGTCGAGTCTGACTCGGCCCAAGAGACGAACGCCGTTTCGGGACTGGATGCAGCCGTTGCGACGGAAGCGGTCCCGATTCCCGCCGGCTTCGTTGATGAACACAGCCGTCAGCCCGTCCAGACCCCGAGCAGCGCGTACGCGTTCGGCTTCCAAGACCGGGCGAATTCCTACGGCAACGGCAACGGAGAACAGGCCAAGCCAACCGAGGAATCGTCGGGCAGCAAGTCGACGACGAACCGCAAGGACGAAGAAGCGGCTGCTTTGCTGCGAAACTGGTAG